A stretch of DNA from Trichoplusia ni isolate ovarian cell line Hi5 chromosome 9, tn1, whole genome shotgun sequence:
CAAATCCTGTTCTTCTTTTGATAATGATGGACCTGACGCTGTCTGAAGAAAAATGTTCTCATAAAAACACAATCATCTTTGCTACTGTATTAATATTGTACTGTTGTATCGGTTTGTTACTGTGAGTATCGCAAAGAAGACGACTTACTCACTCTATGCATAAGCATTTGCCGATGTAGTTAGAAGCCCTGATCAAACCTTGGTATACACGACAGGTATAAATCGTATTTAACGTGACCTTGAACCAAACACTCACAATCCTCACTTACCTTCCTGGCAGCAGTTTTCAACAGTGTATCATCATCTCCATGCCCACCCTCGACTCTCGCAGACAGCGTGCTGCCAGTCCAGGCTGCGGACACTGAAGGAGCGTCTAGCAGTTCCAGCCAGAAGTCTTCCTTCTCTTTCGGAAGCTGCATCAAAAAGATCTGGAAGCCATGCATCTCTAGCGAGGTCTTCAGGTGACCGGAGTATATTCTCTCCACAGTGATTTGCTTGTTTtctgttacaaaaaaattaagaagtgagttttaaattcataaacaattttTCCAAGGGTAATTCTCATGCCCTTTATCCGCCCTGAAGAAGGCGGAGAATTATGTCttccggctaaaaccaccggaatgcttcacccttcccttgtacctgCGACCAAGGGAACGCGATAGCCTAGATTAACTCATATACTTCATCTCAGTTTAGGCCATCTGACGACAAAGCGACGCATCGTAAAGATATTTTCAGTAAAACAGTATAGTTACCCAAGTAATCCTTAGTTTCAGCATTAATTATGTTCATTTCGAGGAAGGAGGTGCCGCCTAAATTGTCAGTAGTTGCGACCACTCTGTCACCAGCGCCAAGCTTCATGTGAGAAGTGATCTGACATATGGAaagagatatattatattatttaaacatctcATAAGCCTGAAGATTCTCGCGTTGTCTTGTTAAGTGGATACGATGTAGGTATTTCTCCTATTAAATCTTCCTTTTCAATATGTTTTCTTAGAACTAACCTTATCAAGAATCATGGCCACGACTTCCTTGGCTGTACCCATCTTGAACTTAGCAATGCCGGCTTCACCGTGAACTCCCGCTCCCAACTCCATCTCGTCTTGAGCTATCTCGAATAAAGGAGGCTGGCCTGTCAAATTAAAGTACTATTTAAGACGGTACGAATCAGGAAGCAATAGGagccaaaagaaaattaacttATACGAGGGCTATAATCTTCATGGGTCCACTAAGCCTCCATGACTCCTAGCCATCGATGCATCGTACGGATAAGCATACGCAAAGAAAAACATACTGGTATAATATGGTTGGTCTAAGCTTATTAGAATTCCAGTCCTAATACtaactaataatttataattaggtagACTGTTAATTCTACAGTGTTCATAAATTGGACTTTGACTCCTGGTTTAACGAAAAATCAATAGCACGAATTTTAACCTGTCTCTGAATTATATCAGAACCTTTAATCGGATACAGATAAGTACTTCAATAAGAACTTACCGGGCAGTGAGCAAGCGCTCAGACAGACACCTAAAGTAGCCATATACTTGTTACTTTCCGCCGCTGTGTTCCGAATGGTCTCCAGATCATAACCCTTCGCTGCCATTGCACCACATAACTACAAAGGAAAATACATAATCGTAAatcaaaattcaaccttattttaCAGTTAAATCAACATAATGACTCTTTCTGCTTTTTGTTGAGCGGAAGAGAATGCTTGAATGAATAGAAGCATGTTGGTAATCGTCATTCTGAAATTAACTTTAACACCGTTCCATAAAGTATAAATTTGTCTGTTACTTACCTTATAGAATATGACTTCCCCAACCATGCTGCGCCCGCCAGTCTTGTTTTTACTGGAAGCGACATCCTCACCGACAATTAAACCTTCAACCTGTAACAAACAAAGTTCTGGAATAACGCGCTGGTACCTATGGGCAGCAATTAAGCGAATAGTTAATGAACCCATAACCTGACGATATCTCAAAGGACaattgctgttgtggaagcaagacttCGTCCCAAACGGCGTAAAGCGGTCTCCCTCTTTCAAATGCAGACCTCTAACGTTTAAAAGAGTTGGTTTGGTTATTGATACGAACCTTGATACCTAAAATCTTTGCCTTTTCAATAGCTTTGCCGAAGTTAAGTCTATCTCCGGTGTAGTTACCAATGATGACGAGGACACCTCCTGAAAGCAAGCAAATACAATTGGGGTTGAAGACACAGAAAGGCTGCTTAAACCACTTTTTTGAGAAACGCCCGGTTAGTATTCTGGACGAGATAATGGCAATGATATTTTATTCCTAAGACAGTTATTGCGAATAATCAGAATCTAGAAAGCCTGAccaccagtcttactaaggggtgccgtgttgcccaggttgcTGGGTTCAGAGctttagataggcagtcgctccttgtaaaacactgttacttagctgcatctggttcgactggaagccaaccccaacatagttaggaaaaggctaggatgataatgAAACTTTATTGCATTCTTACCTGAGTTATATTTGTATAACTGCGCAATGGCATAAAGGACGTGTCCTGTAGGAGGGGATGCGAACACGCCTCCAGCAACAGCACCATCTAAGAGACCGGCGCCGACGAAACCTGGATATCATCATCAACATTTAAGTGCTGTGCATTTGTCGGTGTAGCGATTTCCATCTTACTCTGTCATGTGCCATCTCTTTCACTTCCTTATACGTTGGCACTTCTGCCTTTTCCTTCAGTTGATGTCTATGTACTTCATAGATAGAGGCTCAAAGAGCAAGGCCAAGAAGGAAGTACACAGACCTAGTGAAAGACGGACAGATTTCATTCAATGTTACGGGTGTTGGAAACTAAATCAAGGATGAAAATTACGGTGGTCtcgaatataattatatattaaaattccaGCTTCGAAACATGGCTACTTAGCTAGGCTAAATCTTGTCTGTACTTTTGTTCAAAGAAGAAGAAACTTATCTGATATTACAGCTCATGATCATCTTACCAGAAGCAAAAGGTTCGTGACCAGATCCACCGCCACCAAGGATAGCCACTCTGCCTGTGTCAGTCTGGAATCGTTACAACGTAAATTAAACACcgtacaaccgacttcaaataaaaaactactgagat
This window harbors:
- the LOC113497715 gene encoding triokinase/FMN cyclase-like — its product is MTSKPITKKIINSPETCVDDNLRGVVAACPALQLHPKHRVITVRQKTDTGRVAILGGGGSGHEPFASGFVGAGLLDGAVAGGVFASPPTGHVLYAIAQLYKYNSGGVLVIIGNYTGDRLNFGKAIEKAKILGIKVEGLIVGEDVASSKNKTGGRSMVGEVIFYKLCGAMAAKGYDLETIRNTAAESNKYMATLGVCLSACSLPGQPPLFEIAQDEMELGAGVHGEAGIAKFKMGTAKEVVAMILDKITSHMKLGAGDRVVATTDNLGGTSFLEMNIINAETKDYLENKQITVERIYSGHLKTSLEMHGFQIFLMQLPKEKEDFWLELLDAPSVSAAWTGSTLSARVEGGHGDDDTLLKTAARKTASGPSLSKEEQDLLRGGLSAAAENLIQNEALLNKLDSGCGDGDCGITIKKFGLAIQSYLKTASVEYPSNVLWDLSEIAETDMGGTSGGIYSLGLSAASQALASAQSNNVSSWLSAWESAMQSISKYGGAEPGDRTMLDALHTAAEVYKQNIKGDLMELLNKTVTAADEGAKATANMVARAGRASYVASGYAQDEDAGARAAAVWLQAILKYIIRNK